The DNA region TGGATATTTTGATATTGATAGGATGGGTGCAGAAAGAGCACTTTTTAAATATCCATACATTAATAAGGAAACGTGTGGACGGATGAAGGGACACGGGGTTAGAGGACAACAagcattttaatttattcttcccgtttcttgtttttccccaagccttttttttctcccaaaaATGTACATAAGAAGTTGAGGCTTCTGACCTGCTTTTGTGCCATTTTTAAGATGATGGAGCTTTTTTAAGGTGATGGAGCTGCTTGATTCGGTGCTTTACGCACACCACATCACTGTCACCCCCGGGGACAATTCGGGGTGCCAGGTCAGTTTATTTTGCCTGTTTTTGGACTTTGTTGGGAACTTTCTGGGTACCAGGCACCTGATAACCAGCCATACAGCCATACTCATATTTTAGTTTTATCATTTAGCCTCAGTGAGTTTAAATGATTCCctgtataaataaatacatgccTGACTGTCAAAACCCTGTCTCAAATTACTCCCTTTAAACTAAGTTTTAATTGGCTTGTGAAGAGAATACTAAAAGTCACTTTACCAGCTTGGATGGAACCTAGTTTGAAGCCGgataaaagcagcacttttaTTCCATCTCGTCGTTCTAATTTAACTCGCCGCGGCTGTAAAAGTCAAACAGGTGAAATAAATCAGCGGCTAATTAAGCTGCGCCATAACCCGCCGCCCGCGGCTGCTACGACCGGGATCATTATTCCTAAAACCGTCTGATTCAGCAGCTGGAAACCTTCacagagctggagaaaagaTGACTAACGATCTCTCCAAAAAGAAGGGGAAGACTGCAGGTGACAAAAAAGGTAAAAgaaaggtcaaaagaagggaGACGTACGCCATGTACATCTATAAAGTTCTGAAACAGGTACGTGTCCTCACTTACTACCCATCAATTCTGTCTGCTGCTGGTAAAATAACTGGCGTTCCGTCTCCGAGGTTCATCCGGATACGGGGATTTCGAGCAGAGCCATGAGCATCATGAACTCCTTCGTGAACGACCTGTTTGAGCGGATCGCCACGGAGGCGTCCCGGCTGGCTCAGTACAACAAGCGgtccaccatcaccagcagagAGGTGCAGACTGCGGTCCGGCTGCTGCTCCCCGGGGAGCTGGCCAAGCACGCAGTGTCCGAGGGCACCAAAGCCGTCACCAAGTACACCAGCTCCAAATGAGGACCGGGGTGCTTCTGCAATGTCTGATTTATTCGATGCATCTGTGCGTGTGAACGCAGGGAAACTGTTATAAATCAcaattgttttggtttttgaatgTGTTTACATTTGTGAGTACGAGACGTAACGACCCTGTGaggccgctagatggcgccattgTGTGTA from Takifugu flavidus isolate HTHZ2018 chromosome 15, ASM371156v2, whole genome shotgun sequence includes:
- the zgc:92591 gene encoding late histone H2B.L4; translated protein: MTNDLSKKKGKTAGDKKGKRKVKRRETYAMYIYKVLKQVHPDTGISSRAMSIMNSFVNDLFERIATEASRLAQYNKRSTITSREVQTAVRLLLPGELAKHAVSEGTKAVTKYTSSK